CAGTGGTTGTAAGTGGTTCTGTTGTCCGTTCAGTGGTTCCGAGTGGTTTTGTTGTCTGTTCAGTGGTTTTGAGTGGTTTCTGTTGTCTGTTCAGTTGTTGCGAGTGGTTCTGTTGTCTGTTCAGTGGTTGTAAATGGTTCCGTTGTCGTTCAGTGGTTGTAATAGGTTGTGTTTTCTGTTCAGTGGTGGTGAGTGATTCTTTGTCTGTTCATTGGTTGTGAGTGGTTCTGTTGTCTGTTCAGTGGTTGTAACTGGTTCCGTTGTCGGTTCAGTGGTTCTTGGTTGTTGTGTTGTCTGTTCAATTGTTGTATGTGGTTCTGTTGTCTGTTCATTGGTGGTGAGTGTTTGTGCTGTCTGTTCAGTTGTTTTGAGTGGTTCTGTTGTCTGCTCAGTGGTTGTAAGTGGTTTCGTTGTCGGTTCACTGGTTGTGAGTGATACTGTTGTCTGTTGAGTGGTTGTAAGTGGTTGTGTTGTCTGTTCAGTGGTGGTGAGTGGTTCCGTTGTCGGTTAGTGGTTGTGAGTGCTTCTGTTGTCTGTTCAGTGGTTGTGGGTGGTTGTGTTGTCTGTTCACCTGTTGTAAGTGGTTCTGTTGTCTCTTCAGTGGTTGTGAGTGGTTTTGTTGTCTGTTCAGTGGTTTTGAGTGGTTCTGTTGACTGTTCAGTGGTTTTCATTGCTTCTGTTGTCTTTTCAGTGGTTGAGAGTGGTTCTGTGTCTGTTCAATGGTTGTGAATACTTCTGTTGTCTGTTCAGTGGTTGTGGGTGGTTTTGTTGTCTGTTCAGTGGTTTTGAGTAGTTCTGTAGACTGTTCAGTGCTTGTCATTGCTTCTGTTGTCTTTTCAGTGGTTGAGAGTGGTTCTGTTGTCTGTTCAGTGGTGGTGAGTGATTCTGTTGACTCTTCAGTGGTTGTGAGTGGTTGTGTTGTCTCTTCAGTGGTTGTAAGTGGTTCTGTTGTCTGTTCAGTGGTTCCGAGTGGTTTTGTTGTCTGTTCAGTGGTTTTGAGTGGTTCTGTTGTCTGTTCATGTTGTTGTGAGTGGTTCTGTTGTCTGTTCAGTGGTTGTAAATGGTTCCGTTGTCGGTTCAGTGGTTGTAATAGGTTGTTTTTCTGTTCAGTGGTGGTGAGTGATTCTGTTGTTTGTTCATTGGTTGTGAGTGGTTCTGTTGTCTGTTCAGTGGTTGTAACTGGTTCCGTTGTCGGTTCAGTGGTTCTTGGTTGTTGTGTTGTCTGTTCAATTGTTGTATGTGGTTCTGTTGTCTGTTCATTGGTGGTGAGTGTTTGTGTTGTCTGTTCAGTTGTTTGAGTGGTTCTGTTGTCTGTTCAGTGGTTGTAAGTGGTTCCGTTGTCGGTTCACTGGTTGTGATGATACTGTTGTCTGTTGAGTGGTTGTAAGTGGTTGTGTTGTCTGTTCAGTGGTGGTGAGTGGTTCCGTTGTCGGTTCAGTGATGGTAAGTGGCTGTGTTGTCTGTTCAGTGGTCTTAGGTGGTTCTGTTGTCCGATCAGTGGTTGTGAGTGGTTGTGTTGTGTGTCCGGTGGTTGTTATTTCGGTAGTTGATTCTGATAATGTTGTCTCTTCACTTGTTATTGATGGTGTTGTcggttgtgttgttgttgtcgaaTGATTTAAAACAGTTGTTTGTTGAGAGGTAGTCATGACCGTTGTTGTAAGTTTTGCGCGCGTCAGAGTTTTCGTCGTCTGTCTGGTTGTTGGAGGCAGTGTCGTGATTGTAACGGGGTCTGAAAAGAAGCACAATTTGAATCATGCAGAACTGTGACAGTCACCATTCAAGCTTGTGTAGTACTTGAATTTCTGTTACAGATGCTTTAACATTTTGTGTATACATATAATTCTTTCTTATTTCTCCATCTACTTGCATCTCTATCTGTGTCGTTCAAAAAAATTTGACCTCCACCGTAGTAGCcttaaaatgttttcttttaaaattacAAGCGTAATGCATTAACTATTCATCACATCGTGAAGCGCTATCTGTAATCTTGTATTTTGAAACATTCTCAATTTCTTGCGAGTTCCCAAACATATCCGTAGGCATTTAAACGACTTAACTGGCAACATTAGTTCTTTCATTATTTCGACTTTATTATTGGATACTTTATATTTAGTGTCCTCGAAGAACGTTTTGATGACTGAACAATTAACCGAAATAAGGCtttcaaaacaattacaaaaaaaatgaaaaaaacgaaAATCAACAAGCATGATTAATTGAGTTTTGTTGTTGGTTACTGTACGCATAAAAGTTTTTTATGATATGGTATCGCCTGAAGTCTATCTGAATCTAGAATTCCCACAGAGATTGCACCCTGTATAATTTTGGAAGCTTCTCAGCGGGTGGCCCTAAAACGAAGgggaagggggaagggggagCTACGAAGGGCTTATGACCCTAAAACGAAGGGGAAGGGGGATTACGATGGGATTATGATATTCACATTCTAAGTAGATAAAACGTGAGTAAAactatgcaaaataaaatattgtcctgactatgataaatatgaaaatacagaaatattatCCTCTCacataagggacttatgttagtGGACAAGGTGGGTGGCTTTATGTACAATGCAATATAAAAGAAGCATATGCATGATCAATAACTATAACTGATGCAGTGAAGTGGGATATGATATTCACAGTAATAGAAGAAAACACTTTGATAGCgatatgcaaaaattaaatattgttctcacgcttaagggactaATGCTATTTGGTGACCCCAGGGTTTATGTACAATGCAATATATACAGGCACTCACGCCATGCTTAAGGCAGAACCTATTACTATCACTGATGTCATGAagagggacatgatattcacagtgtaagtagaaaaaagtttgataaaaattgaaaaataaaatattattctcACTCTTAAGAGACGTATCTTTTGCCCGAGGGGTTTACATACAATGCAACCTGTAAAAATACTACATCATACAGATCGGGGCCTATAACTATCACTGATGCCACGAAGGGAGCATGATATTCTAAGATTTAATATTGAACACATTGACaacaagattcaaaaatgaaatattgtcctcaggcatagGGCACTTATGTTATATAAAAAAGGGTGGGAGGTCTTGTATATGATGTACAATGTACAGACACTAACCCCACACTGAAGACGGGACCAATAACTTTAAATaatgccacgaagggggacatgatattctcagtgtcagtagagaacacattGATTGGACATGATATTTTCAGCGTGAGTAGCGAAAAGTTTGATAGAAACAcgcaaagttaaattattgtcaTCGGGAATAAGGGACTTATGCTATAGGACTGGGGAGGGGGGCTTTGCGTATAATGTATAATACGTAGGCACCAGAACCATACTATAAATAGGGCCTATAACTTGAAATCATAccacgaagggggacatgatattctcagtagagaacatattgattgcaagatgcaacaatgaaatattgtcctcaagctcaagggacttatgttatagGACGAGGGGgaggctttgtgtataatgcatAATATACAGCCACCACCACCACATACTACAGACGGGGCCTATTACTTCAACTAATGCTAGGAAGGGGATCATGATATTCTTAGTATCAGTAGggaacactttgataataatatataaaaaagaaatattgtcctcaggcttaaGGAAATGATGTTATAAGACGAAGGGGGAAGAGGTTCTGTgtacaatgtataatatacaggcacctccaccatactgaagacatgtcttataactttaactgatgccacgaaggggacatgatattctcagtgtcagtagagaacactttgataaaaagatgcaaaaagaaatattatagtcagccttaagggactgatgttatagggcgaaggggagggctttgtgtataatgcatAATATACAGACAAGAACACAATACTAAAATGgggcctataactttcacttatgccccaaagggggacatgatattctcagtatcagtagagaacactttgataataatatacaaaaaagaaatattgtcctcaggcttaaGGGACTGGTGTTATAAgacgaagggggggggggctctgtgtacaatatataatatacaggcacctccaccatactgaagacatggcttataactttaactgatgccacgaaggggacatgatattctcagtgtcagtagagaacactttgataataatatacaaaaaagaaatattgtcctcaggcttaaGGGACTGGTGTTATAAGACGAAGGGGGGGGGCTCCGTGtacaatatataatatacaggcacctccaccatactgaagacatggcttataactttaactgatgccacgaaggggacatgatattctcagtgtcagtagagaacactttgataaaaagatgcaaaaaagaaatattgtagtcagccttaagggactgatgttatagggcgaagggggagggctttgtgtttaatgtataatatacaggcaaaTGGTTATGATTGTCGAATATACACCATTTTGAATGCATGTAGTGTCATCACAGGAAGACTGTATGACATTATTGACAGTATTACAGTTAGAAGATGGGTGTCGACGCTAGTAATACGTCAATATGATCATATTTTTAAGTCCCTTAATCTATATCCAAAGAGCCATACCACAACCAATAAATTATGCGATATGTACACGATACTGACGGAGCTATTTCGTGTAGGAGAGAGCCCCTTTCGCCTGACAACATAAGTGCATTCAGCCTGAGGACAGAAAATATCTtaactttgaatatttctatCAAACAGTTccctactgacactgagaattcATGTCTCCCTTCGTggtataatttaaagttataggtcCTGTCTTCAGCATTGCAGTGGAACCAGTATATTACACATTATGCACttagccctcccccttcgtcacgtaagataagtcccttaagcgtgagctgttgttgttgttgttgttccttTATTCCTCCTTCAATGAGAAGAGTTACATCAACAAAAACGTttacagaaagagaaaaattaaattaataataataaataataaggAAATTAGCACTTGAAACAAAGTACCTGGAAGCTCTATGCTAGACAAGATTGAAATAGTTCCATAGCAGCGTGGAGAAGAATCTCTCTTTCACTCAATTGGAATAAGCGAATAATATTAGTGTTACCAAGCATAACTGAAACAAGGTCCTTATCAGTCAAATTGTATAAATAGACTGCAAACTCTACACTGGTGTTGTCaataagttttgaccaaaagtagTTTCTGTGGATCGCTGTCAAGGGACAAGTAGTGGCAATATGCACTAAGAGATTATTGGTGTTTTCGTCACACTTTTGGCAATGTACAGGTTCAGTTTCTATAATAACTCTCAGTATTTGTAACACAATATCTTTGTACTCATAGAACGTTTTAGCAAAAACATATAACGAAAGTGGTTCAAGTTTGACGTGAATAGCATGAAAGAATTCAAGGTCTTGTCTCTGTTCAAGCCTAGCTCTCCAAAGGTCATTTTCTCTCTGGTAAACAGCTTCCTTAATAATAGATTTCCATATCTCTTTAGATGGAAAGAAGCCGGAAATGTAGAATTCAtctaaaaaacaaagcaaatcatattttgagaaaattcttACAATATCGGGAATGAAGCCCTTTTGTTTTTGAACGGcagaaattttgaattcacaaagACGAATTAAGAAAACTTTCTTGCATACTAGGGTACTATTCAATCGACAAAGAGTGCCAAAGAatcttaatttgcatagatcTAAATATGCTTCAATGGAATATAAACCAAGCGTGCTTAGAGCAATGTCTGACGAAGTTCTCGTGGGCAAACCTTGTATCAACTTAGCTGCATAACGTTGACATCTTTCAAGCATTAGAAGTTCTGTGTCGGAGATGGTCCAAAGTTCACAGGTATGAAAAACTGCCGGAATACACATCCTTTTCCAAACATCTGCGCTGATAATAGGGTTGAGACCGTTTGGGCCGATACCCGAGCTACGAAGAGAGTTGATGATGGCTCTAGCTTTTTTACAGGCAGTAACAGTTCTCTCCATTGAAGATAAAGAGCTGGTCAATTTCATGCCAACGATTGTAATGGAGGCCGTTTCGGTGACTGCTGTATTGTTCAGGAGTAAGGTTGAATGGGTTTGCCTAGATTTGCGCTCAACGTTCGATTCTCCAAAAACAATTAAGCTGCATTTGCTTGTGGAAAGTTTTAGTCTCCATAGTGAGCAGAATTCACTGATACAATCTACATGTTTTTGACAGCTAGACAGGGTAGGTGCAAGAATTAATATGTAATCTGCTAGTGCGGGTGCACCAGCAAACGATGATCCAACAAAGCAGCCAATTTCATTAGATTCTAGTTCGTTAAATAAATCGTTAATATAAACAAGGAAGAGTACTGTAGAAAGTACACTTCCCTGTCTGATTCCCTGAAATATTGGAAAATCTTTCGAAGTATATCTGCCAATGGCGATTCGGCAATTTTGGCCGTGGAACATCGTGCGTAGGAACCTCCAAAGTTTTGAATTTATGCCCAGTCTATAAAGTTTCGTAAAAAGTCCATTCCACCAAATTGTGTCAAAGGCTTTGTGTATATCTAAGCTGCACATGAAGACTTTATTACGACGTTCAATGTGATAGTTGATAGTCTCTTGGATGCCGAAAGCCGTTGTGACGTTGCTTTGCCCTGGTTGATATCCCGCTTGGAGCGGATGAGGGATGTGAAAACTGGATAGCCATGGCTGTAGGCGTTGAAAAATACACAGTTCGAAGAGTTTTTGTAGGGATGGCAGTAAAGAGATACCTCTATAGTTGTTAACATTGAATTTGTCTTTGTTGCCACCTTTAAATACTGGTACTAGGTATAATTTAAAGGCATATGGAGAATACTCTACATCAACCATTGCATTAAATAAATGCGTAAGACAATTGATGAGAACTGGCCCACCAAATATAATATGCTCATAAGTGATTGAATCTGGACCACCAGCTTTTTTGCGTTTTAATTTCCTTACGGCACACGAGATTTCTTCGTTAGTGAAAGGAGTAGACACAATCTGTTCCCGATTCAAATAACTCCGGTAACTAGTAAGTTAATGTTGTTGTCGATTGTTAATTTAAAAATGCTAGAGAAAGTGTTATCTTCCAATGGCTCGTACAGTTGTTGGAAGACTTTAGCAAACGCGTCAGCTACTTTGTCAGGATCACAAATTTTCAGATCATCTACCTTAAGAACAGGAAAGGTATCACCTTTGCTTTTCCGTCGAGTGTTTATATATCGCCAAAAACTTCCTTGGTCAAATTCCATTGCAGTTTCAACGAAATCATACTGTTTCCTTTCCTCTTCCCTTTGTTTTTTACGTAGCTGGTTTCTGAATACTCGTTTTGATTCCTTGTAAAGACGATACGTATCATGCTGGTGTCCTCTGGGTCTACCAGCTTCAATCCTCTTCTTGCAGCATTCCCATGTTTTACGATGAAAATCTTTAAGCTCTGTCCAATATGATGGAATATGTTCGCAGGCGGTTTACGTAGAACATTAATAAGGGAATTCGTGACTTGTTCAATTTCAGCTGGGCAAAGTAATGGTTTTCTGTCAAGAGAAAGCAACTTTAGTTTGTGGGAGAGTGAGTGACTGTATGTTTGCCTGATGACACCATCGTTAACTTTAGACCACGCTAAGCGTGATCGATCAGGCAACAAATGGAAAGTAGCGACGGAGAGTTTTAAATTGCACACAACTGGGTAGTGATCTGATAAGTTCAATGCATCATCATCTAGTACTTGACACTTGGTAACATTGTCAGCTATACTCTCTGGTATCAATATATAGTCAATTGTCGATCGATGCAAGCCATCTGAGGAACAAAAAGTTTCAACTGGACCATTGCAAACGTTAAATAGGTTGACTGGTTGAAGGTTGCAAGAATCGGCAAACTGCTGAAGAGAATACTCTCTCGTTGTGACAGGATTTACTTGTCGACGTGGTCCTGCTAGACTTGCATTAAAGTCTCCCAAGAAAATCACGTGGCCGACAGGTGTATATGTATTATACAAGTCTTCCAGTAAATTAACATATTCCACGTATGAGTCTACTGTGTAGTTGACAGGCGGTAAATACAAAGCAAAAAGAAAGAtagattgattatttttacagtCCAATTTCAAGCCGATAACGCGGTCATCGTTCAAGTCAATATGTTCGATCTGCGGGCGTAGTGTTTTCCGGTAAAGGAACGCCACACCTCCTTGACCTCGAGCTGAAAAGTTACAGGGGTTCAGATCGTACTGCCGTCTGTCGCACCAAAAGAAGCAAAATCATTGTCAATCAAATCAAGGAAGTGCAATGAATGTGGGAAAAGCCAATGTTCACTCACAGCGCAGATGTCAGTTTCATTAAGAAGTTGGACTAGGTAGGGGACGGTAGACATCACACCTCTGACATTCCAGCATGCGAGTCTTAGAATTTCAGCAGAATTATGAGTCTGGAGCGTAGACAATAAGCATACAAGAACAAGCTTTAAAATGGAAAAGGTCAATAGgctaaatttcatgaattggTGGATTCAGGTTGGCGTCTTGTGGATTGTAGATGCTTAATGTGTTCAGAATATGTCCCTTATGCGTTagcaaatatttctttttaaatcttgttatcaatatgttctcttcTGACACTGAAAATATCATGTTCCCCTTCGCGGTCtaagtgaaagttataggtccTGCCGTCAGTATGGATGTGCTAccatatattatacattatacacaaagccctccccttcgtcctataagataTGTCCCTTACGCGTGAGCACACTGTATTGaatattgttatcaatatgttctctactgacactgagaacatcatgtccccttcgtggcatcagtTGAAGTTATAAGCCACGTCTTCACTATGGTGgaggtgcctgtatattatacattctACACAGAGCCCCCCTCGTCCTATAAGATGAGTCCCTTAAGCGTTAGCACAGTATTTCTGTATTTaatattgttatcaatatgttctctactgacactgagaatatcatgtcccacttaatggcatcagtgaaagttataggCGCTGTCTTGAGCATTCTGGTAGTGCCTGTATATTGTACATTacacacaaagccctcccccttcgcccTAAAACATCAGCCCCTTAAGGCTGACTACAATATTCCgtttttgcatctttttatcaaagtgttctctactgacactgagaatatcatgtccccttcgtggcatcagttaaagttataagccatgtcttcactatggtggaggtgcctgtgcctgtatattatacattgtacACAGAGCCACCCCCTTTCGTCTAATAACACCAGTCCCTTAAGCCTAAGGACAAGattcttttttgtattttattatcaaagtgttctctactgacactaagaatatcatgtccccttcgtggCCTAAGTGAAAGGTATAGGTCCTGCCGTCAGTATGGATGTGCTGCctctatattatacattatacacaaagccctcccccttcgtcctataagataagtcccttaagcgtgagcacagtatttctgtattgaatattgttatcaatatgttctcttctgacacgcagaatatcatgtcccccttaatggcatcagtgaaagttataggtccAATCTTCAGCAATGTGGTGGTGCCTGTATGTTATACATTATGCACTAAGccccccttcgtcctataagataagtcccttaagagagagcacaatatttcacttttgaatcttgttatcaatatgttctcttctgacactgagaatatcatgttcCCTTCGTGGCAtaagtgaaagttataggtccTGCCTTCAGTATGGATATGCTTCctctatattatacattatacacaacgCCCTCAcccttcgtcctataagataagtcccttaagcgtgagcacaatatttcatttttaaacttgttatcaatatgttctcttcTGACACTGAGAGCATCCGGTTCCCCATCGTGGTCtaagtgaaagttataggtccTGCCGTCAGTATGGATGTGCTGCCTCTATGTTATACATtgtacacaaagccctccccccttcgtcctataagataagtcccttaagcgcaAGCACAGTATTCCTGTATTGAATCTTGTAATCAATATGTTCTCTACTTACACTGAgcatatcatgtccccttcatggcatcagtgaaagttataggtGCCTCCTTCAGCAATGTGGTGgagcctgtatattatacattatgcACTAAGccccccttcgtcctataagataagtcccttaagcgagagcacaatatttcacttttgaatcttgttatcaatatgttctcttctgacactgagaatatcttGTCCCCCTTCATGGCAtaagtgaaagttataggtccTGCCTCAGTATGGATGTGCTGTctctatattatacattatacacaaagccctcccccttcgtcctataagataagtcccttaagcgtgagcacaatatttctgtattgaatattgttatcaatatgttctcttctgacactgagaatatcatgtcccccttaatggcatcagtgaaagttataggtccCATCTTCAGCAATGTAGTGGTGAATGTAtgttatacattatacacaaagccctcccccttcgtcctataagataagtcccttaagcgtgagcacagtatttctgtattgaatattgttatcaatatgttctctactgacactgagaatatcatgtccccttcgtcGCATCGGTGAAACTTATAGGCCCTGTCTTCAGCATTGTGGTGGTGCCTccatattatacattatacactaaGCCCTCCCCTTCATCCTATAACATAAATCCCTTAAGCGTGAGGgcaataatttaactttgcatgtttctatcaaactGGTCTgtactgacactgtgaatatcatgtccccctttttGCATCAGGGactgtaatgggccggatcagTATGATGCTAGTGCTTGTGTATAGTGCACTATGCACAAATCCCTCTGCTTTCGTCCAATAAGATAAGTACCTTAAACGTAAggacaatttttcatttttgcatatttttatatgtGTTCTCTACTAACACAGTGCATATCATATCATAGCCCCTAAATGGTATCAGTGACAGTTATAGGTCCCCATCAGGTTCGTGCTAGTGCTGGTATATATTGCATTGTGCATAAAGCCCCAGCCCCTGTCCTTCTTCTACtgacataagtcccttaagcgtgaggataatatttcatttttgcgtatttttatcaaagtcaggacaatatttcatttttgcatagtgttatcaaaattttatctaCTTACAGAGAGAATATCGTAACCCTTCGTATTCCCCCTTCTCCTTCGTTTTAGTTTTCCCCTTCTCAGCTTAATTCctcatttcaaaaatttcagttttgtacATAATGTGTTGTGATACACCTAACGAATCAAGTCTATCTTCGGTGACAAATCGAATAATTATTTGCACGACGTCTACTCTGCTatatcaaaatgtgatgaactttgttgaaatgaaaCACATCAGACCAATGCATGATATGTAAAACCACATAGCTTATTGTCATTTTAATACATACCGAATTCACAGataaagtttgtttgtttgtcatacAGTTCATCATACCATCCCCAGTACGACAGAAATCCTGTTTTCTTCAAGATCATGTTGTAATTCTTATCAGACGTGCTGCTAGGATTGGGTTCGTTGGTGTCCCAGTTTGTATAGGTCATGACGTCACCACTTAGTCCTCCGTCTGTacgatagattgatagatagatagatagatagatagatagatagatagatagatagatagatagatagagtttttgggtaaatttcatgaattccTCCACATAACATATACTGTCCGTTATCCGCATACAAGTGAAAGCTAAAGATACCCTGAAATCGAAGAATTTTAATTACAGAATGAACATGGCGAATAATTGTTCAGCGATCACAATTTAGAATTTATTATACAATCGGCAGTTAGATGTACCGTGCGCCCATGTGCTGAGATTCGTTGCAAACTATATAATTTTTCATCTCATGTTTTACCGTGACGTTTAATAAATAAAGCATCAAAGGATCAGCCAGGAAAGTTCGACTCCATGGTTTGTTTTGGGATAGGAGTATTAACAGATACTGCAGATATTCAATTGGGATAGAAATAACAATAGATATTCAAGTGAACAAGATCAGCAAAATATTTGTGTGGAAaacgaacaacaataaaatgtgaACAGATAACACGTGGGGCGCGAGTGTAAACACTTTATAATGTAACATGAAGTAACATCGGAGCAGAGGCTTGAACTTGACTGCGCTCTTGCCTTCTGAGGTCCACAGGTATCAGTAGCAACCAACCGGTCCATCTTCAGGTATATAGACTATTCCTATAGTACTTTGAACAAAGTAAAGTTTGGAGGGGATAGCGAAAGTTGTTTACAACTGCCGCCCCCTACGATTTTTAACTTCCTCGCCTGTTCACAATCCaccccaaaaacaaaaatacaaaaaaaacaaaacaaaaaaaaaacagctaCTCTCCCCGCCCGGGAAATTCTGTGCTGGTTCTCTTCAGCTGTCTCTTTATATTACAAATGATCTCAACAACCTATCAATACTGCAAATGCTCCCCCCTGCGCTCTCTCACTACACGGCTTTGCCCTCTCATTGACAACTGCCCAAAACACCTCACCCGATTCCAAACCCTTACCCAGCCGATCGACGTTTCGCCTACCGAgcaaaaagaataaaatattccaCCGAGTCGACGATATAAATTACCTGGCCTCCGTAACTCCTTGTGAtgatatttaatttgaaaaagtaTTTTGCCTGTTAATAAACAAAtgtaggtagaatgcgcctcgaggacagatatttggactctcaaagctcttttcttttctgatctaccacttgttaggACTCATTGAAAAGCTCTTGACGTAAacatttcaccgtcttagtttttcgaaaaccgAAAATTGCATTTTCCGCCATGGAGTTAATATAGGTATGCCGGatcttttgaatttaaaatatcagtaaatgtttggTAAGTTGTTTCTCCAggacaaactttgcatggtgaccaatGATTCTTATTCTTGACATAGTGAGAGAAtgcttgaaagtttcattgaggagagtttgagcaaaagtttaagtctttcactttcgaggcgcgtactaccgTAAGTGATCTATTTTATCTTTTCCTGAAGTACATTGGGTTGTAAATGCTATAAATGCTGTTCTTTGCAATAA
The DNA window shown above is from Ptychodera flava strain L36383 chromosome 5, AS_Pfla_20210202, whole genome shotgun sequence and carries:
- the LOC139132659 gene encoding uncharacterized protein gives rise to the protein MKTTEQSTEPLKTTEQTTKPLTTTEETTEPLTTGEQTTQPPTTTEQTTEALTTTNRQRNHSPPLNRQHNHLQPLNRQQYHSQPVNRQRNHLQPLSRQQNHSKQLNRQHKHSPPMNRQQNHIQQLNRQHNNQEPLNRQRNQLQPLNRQQNHSQPMNRQRITHHH
- the LOC139132661 gene encoding salivary glue protein Sgs-3-like produces the protein MTYTNWDTNEPNPSSTSDKNYNMILKKTGFLSYWGWYDELYDKQTNFICEFDPVTITTLPPTTRQTTKTLTRAKLTTTVMTTSQQTTVLNHSTTTTQPTTPSITSEETTLSESTTEITTTGHTTQPLTTTDRTTEPPKTTEQTTQPLTITEPTTEPLTTTEQTTQPLTTTQQTTTTQTLTTNEQTTEPHTTIEQTTQQPRTTEPTTEPVTTTEQTTEPLTTNEQTTESLTTTEQKNNLLQPLNRQRNHLQPLNRQQNHSQQHEQTTEPLKTTEQTTKPLGTTEQTTEPLTTTEETTQPLTTTEESTESLTTTEQTTEPLSTTEKTTEAMTSTEQSTELLKTTEQTTKPPTTTEQTTEVFTTIEQTQNHSQPLKRQQKQ